One segment of Hippopotamus amphibius kiboko isolate mHipAmp2 chromosome 2, mHipAmp2.hap2, whole genome shotgun sequence DNA contains the following:
- the PDCD1LG2 gene encoding programmed cell death 1 ligand 2 isoform X2 — MFLLLLILSLGLQLHQTAALFTVTVPKEMYTVDYGSNVTLECDFDTGGHTELGDLKASLQKVENDTTLLSKRATLLEEQLPLGKALFHIPQVQVRDAGQYRCLIIYGIAWDYKYLTLKVKASYKKINTRNLKVPGTDEVELTCQAEGYPLAKVSWPNISVPANTSHTKTSDGLYQVTSVLRLKPHPGRNFSCVFWNDNMKELTSAIIDQGDMESPEIPPSSLLHICILSFSLALMFITTMIVLRKWLCQKFYSGKDTTKRSVTTVRRHVDRTGLAEDSSLLGSHRQ, encoded by the exons ATGTTCCTCCTGTTGCTAATTTTGAGCCTGGGATTGCAGCTTCATCAGACAGCAG CTTTATTCACAGTGACAGTCCCGAAGGAAATGTACACAGTAGACTACGGCAGCAATGTGACCTTGGAGTGTGATTTTGACACCGGAGGTCACACGGAACTCGGAGATTTAAAAGCCAGTTTGCAAAAGGTGGAAAACGATACAACCTTGCTCAGTAAAAGAGCCACTTTGCTGGAGGAGCAGCTGCCTCTAGGGAAGGCCTTGTTCCACATCCCCCAAGTCCAAGTGAGGGATGCAGGGCAGTACCGCTGCCTGATCATCTATGGGATTGCCTGGGACTACAAGTACCTGACTCTGAAAGTCAAAG CTTcctacaagaaaataaacaccCGCAACCTTAAGGTCCCAGGGACAGATGAGGTAGAGCTCACCTGCCAGGCTGAAGGCTATCCCCTGGCAAAAGTGTCCTGGCCAAACATCAGTGTTCCTGCCAACACAAGCCACACCAAGACCTCTGACGGCCTCTACCAGGTCACTAGTGTTCTGCGCTTAAAGCCACACCCCGGCAGGAATTTCAGTTGTGTGTTCTGGAATGACAATATGAAGGAACTCACTTCAGCCATCATTGACCAAG gtgaTATGGAATCCCCTGAGATCCCTCCATCTTCACTGCTTCATATTTGCATCCTCTCCTTCAGCCTTGCTTTAATGTTCATAACCACAATGATAGTCCTAAGAAAATGGCTCTGCCAAAAGTtttattctggaaaag acacAACAAAAAGATCTGTCACCACAGTGAGGAGGCATGTGGACAGAACT
- the PDCD1LG2 gene encoding programmed cell death 1 ligand 2 isoform X1: MRLPLSDPVQNMFLLLLILSLGLQLHQTAALFTVTVPKEMYTVDYGSNVTLECDFDTGGHTELGDLKASLQKVENDTTLLSKRATLLEEQLPLGKALFHIPQVQVRDAGQYRCLIIYGIAWDYKYLTLKVKASYKKINTRNLKVPGTDEVELTCQAEGYPLAKVSWPNISVPANTSHTKTSDGLYQVTSVLRLKPHPGRNFSCVFWNDNMKELTSAIIDQGDMESPEIPPSSLLHICILSFSLALMFITTMIVLRKWLCQKFYSGKDTTKRSVTTVRRHVDRTI, encoded by the exons ATCCGGTACAGAACATGTTCCTCCTGTTGCTAATTTTGAGCCTGGGATTGCAGCTTCATCAGACAGCAG CTTTATTCACAGTGACAGTCCCGAAGGAAATGTACACAGTAGACTACGGCAGCAATGTGACCTTGGAGTGTGATTTTGACACCGGAGGTCACACGGAACTCGGAGATTTAAAAGCCAGTTTGCAAAAGGTGGAAAACGATACAACCTTGCTCAGTAAAAGAGCCACTTTGCTGGAGGAGCAGCTGCCTCTAGGGAAGGCCTTGTTCCACATCCCCCAAGTCCAAGTGAGGGATGCAGGGCAGTACCGCTGCCTGATCATCTATGGGATTGCCTGGGACTACAAGTACCTGACTCTGAAAGTCAAAG CTTcctacaagaaaataaacaccCGCAACCTTAAGGTCCCAGGGACAGATGAGGTAGAGCTCACCTGCCAGGCTGAAGGCTATCCCCTGGCAAAAGTGTCCTGGCCAAACATCAGTGTTCCTGCCAACACAAGCCACACCAAGACCTCTGACGGCCTCTACCAGGTCACTAGTGTTCTGCGCTTAAAGCCACACCCCGGCAGGAATTTCAGTTGTGTGTTCTGGAATGACAATATGAAGGAACTCACTTCAGCCATCATTGACCAAG gtgaTATGGAATCCCCTGAGATCCCTCCATCTTCACTGCTTCATATTTGCATCCTCTCCTTCAGCCTTGCTTTAATGTTCATAACCACAATGATAGTCCTAAGAAAATGGCTCTGCCAAAAGTtttattctggaaaag acacAACAAAAAGATCTGTCACCACAGTGAGGAGGCATGTGGACAGAACT